From Strigops habroptila isolate Jane chromosome 1, bStrHab1.2.pri, whole genome shotgun sequence, a single genomic window includes:
- the LOC115617210 gene encoding probable G-protein coupled receptor 141 produces MLNCSATQQNHSSNETLPHISERLHTILIALYIINLAGGTLGIIMMSHQLFQRQSRSVITIFIISLLVLHTFMLLSIPFRLSYYILREWKFGRFACKLASIIIYIHMYATFAFYVGIIIIRLFQLEFRRCYTTAWVGAVWLVGALVVTPLLLSYYGTSKMYQSSECFQFHREIQEAHMVIINYCLVGILVTVCAVLTVVQLLVIYRLAVKYWPDINSHVEFRAQAKSFFFILVTLVCFMPHHVFRVYYIQNYHLDKDYKLLLYNEIFLALTTMCCLDMLCFLTGIAH; encoded by the coding sequence ATGCTGAACTGCAGTGCAACCCAGCAGAACCATTCCTCCAACGAGACACTGCCACACATCTCAGAGAGGCTCCACACCATTCTCATAGCCCTGTACATCATCAACCTGGCTGGCGGCACCCTTGGGATCATCATGATGTCCCATCAGTTGTTTCAACGGCAATCACGATCTGTGATAACCATTTTCATCATCAGCCTCCTGGTGCTGCACACCTTTATGCTGCTCAGCATCCCCTTCCGCCTCAGCTATTACATTTTAAGGGAATGGAAATTTGGGAGGTTCGCCTGCAAGCTAGCAAGTATCATCATCTACATCCACATGTATGCCACCTTTGCGTTTTATGTGGGCATCATCATAATACGCCTCTTCCAACTCGAGTTTAGGAGGTGCTACACTACAGCCTGGGTGGGTGCTGTTTGGCTGGTGGGAGCCCTGGTGGTCACCCCTCTTCTTCTGTCGTACTATGGCACCTCGAAGATGTACCAGTCCTCTGAATGCTTTCAGTTCCACAGAGAAATACAAGAGGCACACATGGTGATCATCAACTACTGCTTGGTTGGGATTTTGGTGACAGTTTGTGCTGTGCTCACCGTAGTGCAGTTGTTAGTGATCTATAGACTGGCTGTGAAATACTGGCCTGACATTAACTCCCATGTGGAATTCAGGGCTCAGGCAAAgagtttcttcttcatcttgGTAACATTAGTGTGCTTTATGCCTCATCATGTGTTCAGAGTGTATTACATCCAAAACTACCACCTGGATAAAGATTATAAACTACTCTTATACAATGAAATTTTTTTAGCTTTAACAACAATGTGCTGCTTGGATATGTTGTGCTTCCTAACAGGAATAGCCCACTGA